Within the Mucilaginibacter sp. CSA2-8R genome, the region CTCACCGGACCCAGTAACACCGGCTTAGCTTTTGCACCCAGTTGTTGTTGAGCGAGTGTGAATTCGCTAAAAATATTTTCTGAAAACAGCTTGAATTCCTGGTTGGCGCTAAACTCGGGTACAATATAATGGTAATTGGTATCCAGCCATTTAGTCATTTCCATAGCGGTTATATCCAAGTCACCCTTTTGATAACCGCGTGCCATAGCAAAGTATAAGTCGATCTCGCTATTGCCTTTAACGCCGGTAAGTACCTCGGCGTAACGTTTAGGTATGTTGCCTAACAGCAGGCTGGTATCCAGCACATGGTCATAAAAACTAAAATCATTGCACGGAATAAGGTCAATACCGGCCTCTAATTGGGTTTGCCAATTATCAGTTTTTATGGCTCGGGCCACTTGACTCAATTCGTCAAAGTTGATCTTTCCTGCCCAATATTGTTCACAGGCTTTTTTTAGTTGTCGCTGGCCACCAATGCGCGGGTAGCCAAGATTTTGAGTTAACATGTACTAAACTTTTTTTAATGGTTAATGATCATCATAATAAGTTCTTTATGTTTTTAAACTCTGCTATGCGAAGATGCCCTAGACTTGTGTTTATCGTAAAAACAAGACATAGATGTCCCATTGGCCTTTGTTATAGACCTCATACATAAACATTGATCTGACTTAAGCTTCTAATCGCGAAAGCATTGTCAATACAGATGGGGCAGGTATCCTGACTTGTAACAGTTCTCATCTTCCTTCCCGCTTTTGGCAGTGGACTAAATTGAAAAGAACTTGGGTATGTTACTTACAGTTGCGCGACAGTTCGTGATTCACACACAATTCCCTATTCATTTACCGCTAAGTAAAACCACATCCGATCGTTAAAAATTACAAAGAACATCACCTGCTCGTGGCAAGTGTAAAGTGCTGTGCAAATGTATAAATCAAGAGATTGAAACTTTTAACGCGCAAGTAATAGGTGAAATATGCTTAATGGATATTATAAAATAGAATTTTTATCTTTTAAGACCTTACATTTGTTGTGTAGAAAGCGATTTAAACTATGGATGCACTTGATGAGATTGATTTAAAGCTTTTAAGGATACTGGGAAATAACTCGAGTTTTACGGTAAAAGAACTTTCTGCTCAGGTAAACCTCTCTTCAACGCCGGTTCTTCAGCGGGTAAAAAGGTTGGAGAGCAGTGGATTTATTAAGAAGTATATCGCATTGCTCGATCCTGAAAAATTGAGTAACGGATTTATGGTGTTCTGTAATATTAAACTTAAACAGCACGACCGCAAGATAGGGCACCATTTTGTAGAAGATATTATGAGCATACATGAGGTTGTAGAATGTTATAATGTGTCGGGTGAGTACGATTTTTTGCTTAAGGTTTTTGCCAGAGATATGAAGCATTATCAGGATTTTGTATTTAATAAGCTGGGCTCTGTCGAGAGTATAGGAAGCACCCACAGCACCTTCGTGATGGCAGAGATCAAGAATATGCATAATATTCATGTCTTTTAAATTTGAAAATAAGTCACCGTACACTATTTGATGAAGTATAGCCTGGAAAAAAACCTGCAGTCGGGATCAGGTATCTGTTGCAAGAGGTGAGTAATGAAGGCATAGGACGCTCAGAATTCCTTCGGCTGCAGAGTTAGTGAGAGATACAGACAGCCCTAAATCAACGTTTCCCTAAATAAACGTCTGATGCCTGCCGCTGAGGTTTATGACAAGCTCAATGCTCAACAGGCTAACGCTCTGGCTGTGGCGCAGTTTGTTCAGTATGAATGGAACACATCATGATGACGGTAGAATACAATCAAGTGAATGTGACCATGATTGGCAACACCGCATTTCGATATTAAACATCCTAAGAGCTTATTAAGCTCTTAGGATGTTTAATGGCTACTCATTCACCCCAAATAATACACCGTATGTTACTGGTGAATTAATAAAGTTACAGCTTTTGAACAGGCGTTGGTTGACGGTTTGATGCAACCAACTGTTATTAAGATACTACAGTTTATTCACCGGAGCAGAAAAGATTTTATGCTCCAGTGAATTTGGGTTTGCAAAACCTCAAATCAATGCATCTATAAAATTCAGCTTCTTTACAACTTTGTGAACGGCTTAACCTGTATTTTGAAACTTTATGGATGTTTCCGTTTCACTTTGCCTGCCTGTTGCTTTGAAGCTCCATCTTTGCATTGCCGTAAGCCGTGTTGATAAAAGCTCGCAAGACTTCAGCAGGTAATAGCAAACTGTTTGCCCTGCTGTAGCGCGCTATCTGTGTACCGCAGAACTCTCCTTTCAGATTAAAAACAGGACCACCGCACTGTTCAGGTTTTAGCACTGCATCGTTAGTGTAGACATGCGTAAAGCCGTCCCGGCGTCTACTTTTACCGCCCGCAAAGTGCTCGGCAGGGTGGCTGGAACTTGTTAGTGGGGGATAGGTCAACAGCAGGGCAAAGTGCAGTTCCTGGTTTTCCCGCTTAATGTGCAGACTGACTGTATCTCCGGGCCAGTACGTTGACATTGCTGTTGCGTAAGCTGTAGCGCTATCAATATGGGTTAAGCCAACTTGATTAACTACGTCTCCTGTTTTAATACCAGCCAGTGCCGCCGGTGAGCCGGGGCGAACAAAATATATTTTTGCCGGCTTGCTGCTTTTAGCAGCGGTGGCTCCCGAAAAACCGGCACTGCTCACTTTAGGCAATTCAGTGTCGGCGCTGCCTAAAATACTTACCGCTGCTGCAGTGTCAACCTGCGGAGAGATCAGAAATGCGCCTGGTGTCATAGCTGCCATTATATTGGCATCAAACTGTTTAAATGTAATGCCGCCATTGATTGGTGACGAAGGATGCAGTAAAACCAGATCATTTGTTTTATCCCGAAAACCTACTTTAGCACGCACTCTTTTTTCAGGGGAAAAGATTACTATCACGGAGTCATCAACCATAGAGCTCTTAGAGATAATGACTGAAGTGCCCATTGTTTTTTCCAGGGGTGTTCCGCGAAGTGATATCACAGTTCCCAAAATTCGCCTCACCTTATTATTCGCCCTGCTTTCAATAGCTACGACGGCCGGTATTTGATTTGTAGTTTTAAAAGCAGCGATATCTTCCGGTTTCAGCACCGCATACGTTTTGAGCTTAGGTATTATTGCGGACGTTAGCGCGTTTTGCGGTGGCAAGGCATGGTAAGTGGTTGCTGTTAACAGCGCCTGCCAGTGCTTCATGTATACATCAACAGGTACGTCATAGTTATTTTTTTCTGATACTTCTATAGCGCTATGAATGCCGATAACATGTCCGTCAATATCAAAAAGCGGACCTCCGGAATCGCCCGGTTCCATGATGCAGCTTGATTTAATGAAGCCACGATCATTAAGTGGATCTGTTACTACACCAAGCCGCACCGTTGGCTTATCTAAGTTAAGGCTCTCCGGATAAGCAATACTGATACAAGCCGCATGCGGCTGTAATGATGCTGAGCTGCCAATTTCTGCAAACGGCCAGTTGCCTCGGGTCACAATTTTCATCAGGGCAACGTCTGGCCGGGTCTTATCTTCCGAAAGCTCTATTTTTCCTAAAGCAACGGCAATACAGTCACTGCCATCAGCAAACATAACCCGGTAAGTATTGGTTGGTGTTACCACATGCGCGGCGGTTAAGATGTAACTATCTTTAACCACCACGCCGCTAAACTGTGCGCTGTTACGCTGATGAAGCAAAGTATCATATCCCCAAATGCGTACACATGCCGGCCGAGCCTTTGCTACTGCATCTGTTATTTGTTGCTGTAACTGTATGGCTTCCTTGTGCTGTGCTATTACAACTACTGGCAATAACAGTGATATGAAAATGGTAACAAAGCCTTTTTGCCAGCCGTGGCCTTTTACCGGGCTGTAGCTTCTATTTATCCGGCAAAGCATTAATTGGCAAACATTGCAGCTAATTTCTTATTCAGTTCTTCGCCCCTTAAACCGGTGCTAAGCAGCTTCCCGT harbors:
- a CDS encoding Lrp/AsnC family transcriptional regulator, whose product is MDALDEIDLKLLRILGNNSSFTVKELSAQVNLSSTPVLQRVKRLESSGFIKKYIALLDPEKLSNGFMVFCNIKLKQHDRKIGHHFVEDIMSIHEVVECYNVSGEYDFLLKVFARDMKHYQDFVFNKLGSVESIGSTHSTFVMAEIKNMHNIHVF
- a CDS encoding trypsin-like peptidase domain-containing protein is translated as MPVVVIAQHKEAIQLQQQITDAVAKARPACVRIWGYDTLLHQRNSAQFSGVVVKDSYILTAAHVVTPTNTYRVMFADGSDCIAVALGKIELSEDKTRPDVALMKIVTRGNWPFAEIGSSASLQPHAACISIAYPESLNLDKPTVRLGVVTDPLNDRGFIKSSCIMEPGDSGGPLFDIDGHVIGIHSAIEVSEKNNYDVPVDVYMKHWQALLTATTYHALPPQNALTSAIIPKLKTYAVLKPEDIAAFKTTNQIPAVVAIESRANNKVRRILGTVISLRGTPLEKTMGTSVIISKSSMVDDSVIVIFSPEKRVRAKVGFRDKTNDLVLLHPSSPINGGITFKQFDANIMAAMTPGAFLISPQVDTAAAVSILGSADTELPKVSSAGFSGATAAKSSKPAKIYFVRPGSPAALAGIKTGDVVNQVGLTHIDSATAYATAMSTYWPGDTVSLHIKRENQELHFALLLTYPPLTSSSHPAEHFAGGKSRRRDGFTHVYTNDAVLKPEQCGGPVFNLKGEFCGTQIARYSRANSLLLPAEVLRAFINTAYGNAKMELQSNRQAK